A window of the Dongshaea marina genome harbors these coding sequences:
- a CDS encoding SH3 domain-containing protein produces the protein MNRYKLAFTTIAALSLVSAFAWAGTDQIKLYEKPSASSHVIESLHPDAPLVSIFQKADWVKVGDPSNGNTGWIKLDSQPQKNDQSTKTIKTKNGTRTFTKGVVQTPQGPMHYEIVQYQGKPVSGQSQAKLFKTLQAEQLKMNDIFANSWTDMDKMQTNMVKYMAQQQKQMNQLVKEFNQPAKASS, from the coding sequence ATGAATCGCTATAAACTTGCATTCACCACAATTGCGGCACTCTCATTGGTAAGTGCGTTCGCCTGGGCTGGCACGGATCAGATCAAGCTTTATGAAAAACCATCGGCATCTTCTCATGTGATTGAGTCGCTGCATCCTGATGCGCCACTGGTTTCCATTTTTCAGAAGGCAGACTGGGTCAAGGTAGGTGATCCGAGCAATGGCAACACCGGCTGGATTAAACTCGATAGCCAGCCTCAGAAAAATGATCAGTCAACGAAAACCATCAAGACCAAAAATGGCACCAGGACCTTTACCAAGGGGGTCGTACAGACACCCCAGGGGCCGATGCACTATGAAATTGTTCAATACCAGGGCAAGCCGGTCTCAGGTCAATCACAAGCTAAGCTGTTTAAAACATTGCAGGCAGAGCAGCTGAAGATGAATGACATCTTTGCCAACTCCTGGACCGATATGGACAAGATGCAGACCAACATGGTCAAGTATATGGCTCAGCAGCAAAAGCAGATGAACCAACTGGTTAAGGAGTTCAATCAGCCCGCGAAAGCCTCATCATAA
- a CDS encoding DNA-3-methyladenine glycosylase I — protein MLSAVLCDDGKHRCKWSLSAPEFVDYHDQEWGFPEDDDYRLYEKVCLESFQSGLSWRTILNKRENFRSAFHNFDFNKIARFDESDIERLMLDEGIVRNRKKIEAVINNAKRAQEMVKEEGSLAAFFWQFEPTDPNRAIASTSPESIAMAKALKKRGWKFVGPTTAYAFMQAMGIVNDHNQDCVYWEKVEAARKAFKRP, from the coding sequence ATGCTTTCTGCTGTTTTATGTGATGACGGTAAGCACCGTTGCAAATGGTCACTTTCTGCCCCTGAGTTTGTGGATTATCACGATCAGGAGTGGGGATTCCCTGAGGATGACGATTACCGACTCTACGAGAAAGTTTGTCTCGAGAGTTTTCAGTCTGGGCTTAGCTGGCGAACGATCTTAAACAAGCGTGAGAATTTCCGGTCTGCTTTCCATAATTTCGACTTTAACAAGATCGCCCGATTTGATGAGTCCGACATCGAGCGGCTGATGTTGGATGAGGGAATCGTGCGTAACCGCAAGAAGATCGAGGCGGTGATTAACAACGCAAAGCGCGCTCAGGAGATGGTGAAGGAAGAGGGGTCTCTCGCTGCATTCTTTTGGCAGTTTGAGCCTACAGACCCGAACCGGGCCATAGCCTCGACCTCTCCCGAATCGATCGCAATGGCAAAGGCCCTTAAAAAGAGAGGATGGAAGTTTGTTGGCCCAACCACGGCTTATGCCTTCATGCAAGCCATGGGCATTGTCAACGACCACAACCAGGACTGTGTGTACTGGGAAAAGGTCGAAGCTGCCAGAAAGGCGTTCAAACGTCCCTAG
- a CDS encoding ATP-dependent DNA helicase, whose amino-acid sequence MVSSLFASDGPLARNISKFSPRKQQTQMAEAVAKAIEQQQCLLVEAGTGTGKTFGYLVPLLKSGKKVVISTGSKALQEQLFLRDLPAITKALEISEPTALLKGRSNYLCLERLGRFAMQGEFQTREQAAEITRVKRWSQHSKDGDVSGIPELRENSDILPFITSTNDNCLGRECSHYESCYLVKARRKAMEAQLVVINHHLFFADISVKDTGFGELLPDAGVYLFDEAHQLPEIATQYFGKALSSRQVFELCKEITIAYRTEAQDSKQLGKAATHLENATRDMRLAFGRDNNRGEWFELLASGSLQGPITRWHDAFNLCYELLKLQLGRGEVLDRCFERVVEFRTLLDQLDGQRQPGYCCWYESHGQNFSLNITPLSIAERFSQEIEKENVSWIFTSATLTVDERFDLFTREMGIETYQQLILGSPFDYQNQSLMLLPRYLPPANQYGRGKLLVKQMLPLFETVRGGIFFLCTSHQLMQEVAGVLRDTCSRNVLLQGEESKQRLLKQFTEDGKAILVATASFWEGVDVQGEALSCVVIDKLPFSSPDDPLMKARVDDCRMAGGDPFAELQLPKAVIALKQGAGRLIRDGSDTGVLVLCDPRLVSRNYGQLFLKSLPPMPRTRERSKAQDFFHSLDKATREFEHE is encoded by the coding sequence TTGGTCAGTTCACTCTTTGCTTCTGACGGGCCTTTGGCTCGTAACATCTCAAAATTTTCACCTCGTAAGCAGCAGACCCAGATGGCTGAAGCGGTTGCCAAGGCGATCGAGCAGCAGCAATGCCTGTTGGTTGAAGCTGGCACCGGGACAGGGAAAACCTTTGGTTACCTGGTGCCCCTGCTTAAATCCGGCAAAAAAGTGGTGATCAGTACCGGCTCCAAGGCTCTGCAGGAGCAGCTTTTTTTAAGGGATCTTCCGGCGATCACCAAAGCCCTTGAGATCTCGGAGCCAACGGCCCTGCTTAAGGGGCGCTCCAATTATCTCTGCCTTGAGCGTCTTGGACGCTTTGCGATGCAGGGGGAGTTTCAGACCCGTGAGCAGGCTGCCGAGATCACCCGGGTGAAACGTTGGTCTCAACACAGCAAAGATGGGGATGTGAGCGGGATCCCCGAGCTTCGGGAAAACTCCGATATCCTGCCATTTATCACCAGCACCAATGATAACTGCCTGGGGCGAGAGTGCAGCCATTACGAGAGTTGTTATCTGGTTAAAGCCAGACGCAAGGCAATGGAGGCACAGCTGGTGGTGATCAACCACCACCTGTTTTTTGCCGATATATCGGTTAAAGATACGGGCTTTGGTGAGTTGCTCCCGGATGCGGGTGTTTATCTGTTTGATGAGGCGCATCAGCTCCCGGAGATTGCCACCCAGTATTTTGGCAAAGCCCTTTCCAGTCGTCAGGTATTTGAGCTGTGTAAAGAGATCACCATCGCTTATCGCACCGAGGCCCAGGATAGCAAGCAACTTGGAAAGGCTGCCACCCACCTTGAGAACGCAACTCGTGATATGCGACTGGCCTTTGGGCGGGATAACAACCGGGGTGAATGGTTTGAGCTGCTCGCCAGCGGCAGCCTCCAGGGCCCCATCACGCGCTGGCACGATGCCTTTAACCTTTGTTATGAGCTTCTCAAGCTTCAGCTCGGACGAGGTGAGGTGCTGGATCGCTGCTTCGAGCGGGTAGTCGAGTTTCGCACTCTACTCGATCAGCTCGATGGTCAGCGCCAACCCGGCTACTGCTGCTGGTACGAGAGCCATGGCCAGAACTTTTCGCTGAATATCACGCCACTTTCGATCGCCGAGCGCTTTTCCCAGGAGATCGAAAAAGAGAATGTCAGCTGGATCTTCACCTCGGCGACCCTCACGGTGGATGAGCGTTTTGATCTCTTTACCCGGGAGATGGGGATAGAAACTTACCAGCAGCTGATCCTGGGAAGTCCCTTCGATTATCAGAATCAGTCGTTGATGCTGCTACCCCGCTACCTGCCGCCGGCTAATCAATATGGGCGGGGCAAACTACTGGTCAAGCAGATGTTGCCCCTGTTTGAGACTGTGCGTGGCGGGATCTTCTTTTTGTGTACCAGCCATCAGCTGATGCAGGAGGTGGCCGGGGTGTTGCGTGATACCTGTTCACGCAATGTTTTGCTACAGGGTGAGGAGAGTAAACAGCGGCTGCTCAAACAGTTTACCGAGGACGGGAAGGCGATTTTGGTGGCAACCGCCTCTTTTTGGGAGGGAGTTGACGTTCAGGGGGAGGCCCTGAGCTGTGTGGTGATCGACAAGCTGCCCTTTAGCTCCCCGGATGACCCCCTGATGAAAGCCCGGGTTGATGATTGTCGAATGGCAGGGGGCGATCCTTTTGCCGAGCTGCAACTACCCAAGGCGGTGATCGCTCTAAAGCAGGGAGCCGGGCGGCTGATCCGTGATGGCAGTGACACCGGAGTGCTGGTACTCTGTGATCCCCGGCTGGTGAGCCGTAATTACGGACAGCTATTTCTTAAGAGCCTTCCTCCCATGCCAAGGACTCGGGAGCGGAGTAAGGCACAAGATTTTTTTCATTCACTAGATAAAGCAACAAGAGAGTTTGAGCATGAGTAA
- the tsaB gene encoding tRNA (adenosine(37)-N6)-threonylcarbamoyltransferase complex dimerization subunit type 1 TsaB: protein MSMSKILAIDTATEACSAALMVGEQVLTRCEVAPRVHAQRILPLVQSLLDEAGLSLGELDALTFGRGPGSFTGVRIGIGVAQGLAFGAELPLLPVSNLAALAQGMHRICGADRVMTAIDARMSEIYWGRYELDAQGLMRSLEEELVVPPQLIHERLPEQGKEWQLAGTGWEAYPELMQTLTGHSLEGEYLRLPEAQDLLPLAVDALARGETVSAAEATPVYLRDKVTWKKLPGRE from the coding sequence TTGAGCATGAGTAAAATTCTGGCAATCGATACAGCAACCGAGGCATGTTCCGCCGCCCTAATGGTGGGAGAGCAGGTTTTAACGCGCTGTGAGGTCGCACCCCGGGTTCATGCTCAGCGGATCCTACCCCTGGTGCAGTCTTTGCTGGATGAGGCGGGCCTATCTCTGGGGGAGCTCGATGCTCTGACCTTTGGGCGTGGACCGGGTAGTTTTACCGGGGTGCGCATCGGTATCGGAGTAGCCCAGGGCCTGGCATTTGGCGCCGAACTTCCGCTGCTCCCTGTCTCTAATCTAGCGGCTCTGGCCCAGGGGATGCACAGGATCTGTGGTGCCGACAGGGTGATGACTGCCATCGATGCCCGGATGAGTGAGATCTACTGGGGACGTTACGAACTTGATGCTCAGGGCTTAATGCGCTCGCTGGAGGAAGAGCTGGTGGTTCCGCCTCAGCTTATTCATGAGCGCCTCCCTGAGCAGGGCAAGGAGTGGCAGCTGGCTGGCACAGGTTGGGAGGCTTACCCAGAGCTGATGCAGACCCTGACCGGTCATTCACTTGAGGGCGAGTATTTGAGACTTCCTGAGGCGCAGGATCTATTGCCACTGGCTGTGGATGCGCTGGCCCGGGGAGAAACTGTGTCTGCCGCAGAAGCAACCCCGGTTTACCTGCGTGACAAGGTCACCTGGAAAAAGCTTCCGGGACGGGAGTAA
- a CDS encoding lysozyme inhibitor LprI family protein has translation MKYAVSFVFLLLMISFRLWAAENCNDAANTLAINQCMAKQSQQAERLLDKYFEASLKRCRENDKLSLATSKEKSAAKGLQQAQSQWLSYRKAQCSAVYQYWADGSIRNAMYLQCMLDLTRQRTHYLWQTYLTYMDSTPPALPDPKS, from the coding sequence ATGAAATACGCGGTGTCATTTGTTTTTCTGCTTTTAATGATCTCCTTCAGGCTATGGGCGGCAGAGAATTGCAATGATGCTGCAAATACCCTGGCGATTAACCAGTGTATGGCGAAACAGAGTCAACAGGCGGAACGCCTGTTGGATAAGTATTTCGAAGCGAGCCTTAAGCGCTGCCGGGAGAATGATAAGCTTAGTCTAGCGACTTCCAAGGAGAAAAGCGCTGCCAAGGGACTGCAACAGGCGCAGTCCCAGTGGTTGAGCTATCGCAAGGCCCAATGTAGCGCCGTTTATCAGTACTGGGCCGATGGCAGCATTCGCAACGCCATGTATCTTCAATGCATGCTGGATCTGACTCGCCAGCGTACTCACTATCTGTGGCAGACCTACCTGACCTATATGGACTCGACTCCGCCCGCTCTCCCGGATCCAAAGTCGTAA
- a CDS encoding NYN domain-containing protein: protein MQKALLLVDVQNVYYTTRQAYQQNFDYNRFWAEATKDREIVRAMAYAVDRGDEKQRQFQNILRAIGFEVKLKPFIQRADGSAKGDWDVGITLDGIEYAPEVDLVVLVSGDGDFSLLADKLRDKFGVDVEVYGVPQLTAKSLIDSASRFIPIEGELLLGPPSC from the coding sequence ATGCAAAAAGCTCTACTGCTGGTCGATGTGCAAAACGTCTACTACACCACGCGCCAGGCGTATCAACAAAACTTCGACTACAACCGATTCTGGGCCGAGGCAACCAAGGATCGTGAGATAGTCAGGGCGATGGCCTACGCCGTGGACAGGGGGGATGAAAAACAGCGCCAGTTTCAGAATATCCTCAGGGCCATTGGCTTTGAGGTCAAGCTCAAGCCCTTTATTCAAAGGGCCGATGGCTCCGCCAAAGGGGATTGGGATGTAGGAATCACCCTGGATGGCATTGAGTATGCGCCTGAGGTTGATCTGGTGGTGCTGGTCTCGGGTGATGGGGATTTTTCACTGCTGGCAGATAAGCTGCGGGATAAATTCGGAGTAGATGTTGAGGTTTACGGCGTCCCGCAGCTCACCGCTAAATCCCTCATCGATTCGGCAAGTCGCTTTATCCCGATCGAGGGTGAACTTCTGCTCGGCCCCCCAAGCTGTTAG